The following are from one region of the Aequoribacter fuscus genome:
- a CDS encoding flagellar hook-basal body complex protein has product MSFYTSLTGLNAATTELSVTSNNIANSATAGFKRSSASFGDIFATSPLQRASAVVGQGVALKEISQEFSQGFVQFSSNSLDLAITGDGFFPLQSSDGSRVYTRNGSFMLNEQNQMVNSAGQALLSLPVDSTNKADFSQPPSALSIPRQTVSEFRATTEVELGLNLPSNVEPITANFNPNKPETYHRTTSLTVYGASGSQHLATIYYVKTQNATADTPENKWQTHVYLDGQRVDSELIQATDSGGDQFFVNKYGELKTASELEFLQKNSTNSSEYLVTQGTVYRKYSFDKLDEAIQSTPATVSISSANETTRQQLSLAGGESGFDLSAASRSELRDMLSLSVDGSSYVSLGLEHLAGTVNMGAVSGQTIATELTRIANERFGDGRKFDMSDYFNADGTSSNTTMQLTRNYGLDDESTIELDVGQLLLDQQAFGNVVFDTTDPQVSYEELVFALNAGLDAAGVTDIEIAYNLARKGLTITQTGEETLHVTSSTAESAFGIPVIDLELDGTTGKVAGTKLDEVPSVPPADRDLAIKLLGNVVPKGDLILPARDQRYGIQITYFDGKFNISSGTTGDASSIAVRNILTASDGVTKSANELGLQLFGLEYDSALSDAENTIKVDPETSAIANRPAVRGTASTPAIVIGNQMGVDPNAPFSVTADNRNLTVIVDNISAQIELDLGDYQIGDFTDMVEEKINLMADNVGRQVSGVKVDFDLGVIRFTGATATDDSFLQVAGSADFGLEDVDSAFGQTSTYIELDPDTQGASTPLYVFQDRNGTWIETTDKQDFDENDIPQWRPIFLDKGELTFNTSGTLVSPVNRVTLASSEITGNQINLDYAASTQFNSPFAVLSQSQNGAPEGDLVGVNIGEDGLVVASYSNGSQKSLGKIILANFATPKGLRQVGNSGFVASSESGEARQGEPGSAGFGTIRAGATERSNVDLTAELVNLITAQRNFQANAKAIETSSTLTSTIINMRS; this is encoded by the coding sequence ATGTCTTTTTACACGTCATTAACAGGTTTGAATGCTGCAACCACCGAACTTTCGGTGACCTCCAACAATATCGCTAACTCCGCAACAGCGGGGTTTAAGCGATCATCTGCTAGCTTCGGCGACATTTTTGCGACCTCACCACTTCAAAGAGCATCGGCTGTAGTTGGACAAGGGGTTGCTTTGAAGGAGATTAGCCAAGAGTTTAGTCAAGGCTTCGTTCAATTTTCTTCAAACTCCCTAGACTTAGCGATCACAGGAGACGGCTTCTTCCCACTCCAGTCGTCTGACGGCAGTCGGGTATATACTCGTAATGGGAGTTTTATGCTCAATGAGCAGAATCAGATGGTCAACTCAGCTGGGCAGGCGCTGCTGTCTTTGCCCGTTGACTCCACCAATAAAGCAGATTTTAGCCAACCACCCTCTGCGCTGTCGATTCCTCGCCAGACAGTGTCCGAATTTCGCGCGACGACGGAGGTTGAACTCGGGCTAAATTTGCCGTCGAATGTCGAGCCGATAACCGCAAACTTTAATCCCAATAAGCCTGAGACTTATCACCGCACAACCTCACTTACCGTTTACGGCGCGTCGGGTTCACAGCATCTCGCGACAATTTATTATGTGAAGACTCAGAACGCCACGGCGGATACGCCCGAGAACAAATGGCAAACTCATGTTTATCTCGACGGCCAGCGCGTGGATTCGGAGCTCATTCAGGCAACAGATAGCGGCGGCGATCAGTTCTTTGTGAATAAGTATGGTGAGCTCAAGACCGCATCGGAGCTGGAGTTTTTGCAGAAAAATAGTACTAATAGCTCGGAGTACTTAGTGACTCAGGGGACCGTATATCGAAAGTACTCTTTCGATAAGCTCGATGAGGCAATTCAGTCCACTCCCGCGACGGTATCTATTTCATCTGCTAACGAGACGACCCGGCAGCAGCTATCCTTGGCAGGAGGGGAAAGCGGTTTCGATTTGTCAGCGGCGAGTCGGAGCGAGTTGCGAGATATGCTGAGCCTCAGCGTAGATGGTTCATCATACGTTTCTTTGGGCTTGGAGCATTTAGCTGGTACGGTAAATATGGGGGCAGTGTCAGGGCAGACTATTGCCACAGAACTTACAAGAATCGCCAATGAGCGTTTTGGAGACGGCAGAAAGTTTGATATGTCGGACTACTTTAATGCTGACGGTACATCCTCGAACACCACAATGCAGCTAACGCGCAACTACGGTCTTGATGACGAGAGCACAATCGAGCTTGATGTTGGCCAACTTTTACTAGATCAGCAGGCATTTGGTAACGTCGTGTTCGACACCACAGACCCGCAAGTGAGTTATGAGGAGCTGGTATTCGCTTTAAACGCTGGGCTAGACGCTGCTGGCGTCACTGATATAGAAATTGCTTACAACTTGGCTCGTAAGGGGCTGACTATTACTCAAACTGGTGAAGAAACGCTGCATGTAACATCGAGTACGGCAGAAAGCGCCTTTGGGATTCCGGTTATAGATTTAGAGTTGGATGGAACCACTGGGAAGGTTGCTGGCACTAAATTAGACGAGGTGCCGAGTGTGCCTCCGGCCGATAGGGATCTTGCCATCAAACTCTTGGGTAATGTAGTCCCTAAAGGCGATTTGATTTTGCCAGCACGTGATCAGCGCTATGGCATACAGATCACCTATTTTGATGGTAAATTCAACATCTCTTCTGGTACCACGGGTGACGCTTCTAGTATCGCGGTGCGCAATATCCTGACTGCTTCGGATGGAGTCACAAAAAGTGCTAATGAATTGGGTCTGCAGCTATTTGGGCTCGAGTATGACAGCGCGCTATCAGATGCCGAAAATACGATCAAAGTGGATCCCGAAACCTCTGCGATAGCTAACAGACCCGCTGTTCGGGGAACGGCCTCGACACCAGCGATCGTCATAGGGAATCAGATGGGCGTAGATCCCAATGCGCCCTTCTCTGTAACCGCTGACAATCGAAATCTTACTGTGATTGTCGACAATATATCGGCGCAGATTGAGCTCGACTTGGGTGATTACCAGATCGGTGACTTTACCGATATGGTCGAGGAAAAAATCAACCTAATGGCGGATAACGTCGGCCGTCAAGTGTCAGGTGTAAAAGTGGATTTTGACCTGGGCGTCATCCGATTTACTGGTGCCACGGCGACCGATGATTCGTTTCTTCAGGTTGCGGGGTCCGCTGACTTCGGTCTTGAAGACGTGGATTCGGCGTTCGGGCAGACTTCCACTTATATCGAGCTGGATCCAGATACACAGGGTGCATCGACGCCGCTTTACGTTTTTCAAGATCGAAATGGTACTTGGATCGAGACCACCGATAAGCAAGACTTTGATGAAAACGACATACCGCAGTGGCGCCCAATTTTCTTGGATAAGGGTGAGTTAACCTTCAACACTAGCGGTACTCTTGTGTCTCCCGTTAATCGGGTCACTTTGGCATCGAGCGAGATTACTGGTAATCAAATTAATCTAGATTACGCCGCGAGTACGCAGTTCAACAGCCCATTTGCCGTCTTATCGCAATCTCAGAACGGCGCGCCAGAAGGAGACTTGGTAGGTGTTAATATCGGTGAGGACGGGCTGGTGGTGGCCAGCTACTCTAATGGCTCTCAGAAGTCGCTGGGTAAGATCATATTAGCTAACTTCGCTACTCCGAAAGGGCTTCGGCAAGTCGGTAACAGCGGTTTTGTTGCTAGCTCCGAGTCGGGAGAGGCAAGGCAGGGTGAGCCTGGCTCAGCCGGCTTCGGCACAATTCGAGCGGGTGCTACCGAGCGTTCGAATGTCGATTTGACTGCAGAATTGGTCAACCTAATCACGGCGCAACGTAATTTCCAAGCGAATGCTAAGGCAATCGAGACAAGCTCGACCTTAACATCAACCATTATCAACATGCGTAGTTAA
- a CDS encoding flagellar hook assembly protein FlgD — MTALTPNILTTESYMAQQRNAVYNNGEDDLDRDAFLQLFTAQLKSQNPLDPMKNEAFVAQLAQFSSVEGIKGMQASLETLVSNLRTDSLLTGSSLVGKKVAIDGGVGSGGGGGVTETMVSLPNDADSLILSVYSGSDGSLVYREEIGALDAGEHRFGWPGLDANGNQMPKGEYRFTASAIIDGKLVATPTSVLNEVASVTWNPSNQQLDLQLRDGSSVSLDGIRTISN; from the coding sequence ATGACAGCGTTGACCCCTAATATTCTGACCACTGAGTCTTACATGGCGCAGCAACGCAATGCTGTGTACAACAATGGAGAAGACGATCTCGACAGGGATGCCTTTCTTCAGCTGTTCACAGCGCAACTTAAGAGCCAAAATCCTCTCGACCCAATGAAGAACGAGGCTTTTGTCGCGCAGCTGGCCCAGTTTTCGTCGGTCGAGGGCATCAAAGGGATGCAGGCATCGTTAGAAACCTTGGTGTCAAATTTGCGGACCGATTCGCTTCTCACGGGCTCTTCTCTTGTGGGGAAAAAAGTCGCTATCGATGGAGGTGTTGGATCGGGCGGCGGCGGTGGTGTCACAGAGACAATGGTTTCACTCCCGAATGATGCCGATTCACTGATACTCAGTGTCTACAGCGGGTCAGATGGCTCGCTCGTATATCGAGAAGAGATCGGTGCGCTCGACGCGGGCGAACATCGTTTCGGCTGGCCCGGTCTTGACGCCAATGGCAATCAAATGCCGAAGGGCGAATATCGATTTACGGCGAGCGCCATTATTGACGGAAAACTTGTTGCGACCCCCACATCGGTTTTGAATGAAGTGGCAAGTGTCACTTGGAATCCTTCAAATCAACAACTTGACCTTCAGTTGCGCGACGGTTCGTCCGTGTCGCTTGATGGCATACGAACAATTTCTAACTAA
- the flgC gene encoding flagellar basal body rod protein FlgC: MGLTDIFDIAGSALAGQTTRLHATASNMANASNVSSTAEDAYKAKRVVFRTVLEDQIIGNVRRPAGSLLVDGVKDDPSPHRKLYDPSNPLADEDGYVYQSNVEEVEEVVEMLAAARSYQNNVEVINTAKQLMTRTLEVLKA; encoded by the coding sequence ATGGGTTTAACAGACATTTTTGACATCGCTGGAAGTGCACTTGCGGGCCAAACGACTAGGCTGCACGCCACGGCAAGTAACATGGCGAATGCGTCTAACGTGTCCTCAACCGCTGAAGATGCCTACAAGGCCAAGCGTGTTGTTTTCCGAACGGTGCTTGAAGATCAGATAATTGGCAATGTCAGGCGACCTGCGGGTTCTCTGTTGGTCGATGGCGTGAAAGATGATCCTTCCCCACATCGCAAGCTCTATGATCCAAGCAATCCACTGGCAGATGAAGATGGATATGTGTATCAGTCGAACGTGGAAGAGGTGGAAGAGGTCGTTGAAATGCTAGCGGCTGCAAGGAGCTATCAGAACAACGTAGAGGTCATCAACACAGCGAAGCAGCTGATGACCAGAACACTTGAAGTTTTAAAGGCCTGA
- the flgB gene encoding flagellar basal body rod protein FlgB encodes MNSIFGVHEQALVLKSQRLQVLAKNIANADTPGFKARDVDFKQVLAAQAGFGSLVTTHKRHLKTALSNQDGLVYTNPYNAGLDGNTVEISAEQAKYGEAAIEYRASLEFLQRRISGIKRALKGE; translated from the coding sequence ATGAACAGCATTTTTGGGGTGCATGAGCAAGCTTTAGTACTAAAGTCGCAGAGACTCCAAGTCTTGGCGAAGAATATCGCTAATGCCGATACCCCTGGGTTCAAGGCGCGAGATGTTGACTTTAAACAGGTTCTCGCAGCGCAGGCGGGTTTCGGCAGTCTCGTGACCACTCACAAACGGCATTTAAAAACGGCGTTGTCGAATCAAGATGGACTGGTCTACACCAATCCGTACAACGCGGGTTTAGATGGAAACACGGTCGAAATCTCTGCTGAGCAAGCCAAATACGGTGAGGCAGCTATCGAGTACAGGGCATCTCTCGAGTTTCTGCAAAGAAGAATCAGTGGCATTAAACGTGCCCTCAAAGGAGAGTAG
- the flgA gene encoding flagellar basal body P-ring formation chaperone FlgA, with protein MLLVLASPHLLATQLDQVTLKKELEEQLIRTAAELTGAKASNIEALIWDNRLKIIDCEEEYLITFPFSDGVTAKVVCPENSWSIFTRIKIHNSEFGFRYLRNLSEGDTLSRGDVERQAINHKLKGDMVTHIADVIGRSLKRSVKASNVVMVEDYEEIGFSGAAKDDDRSATETYVLISNGSITRGQRLSPELFTPTIQTEQAPKDALLQGVEVKHLETTRDLTSGEYLRKSNTKPTLAVRKGEILTLSIVRGMISITAQVRASEGGKIGEVIELENIDSGNLVLGMVVDIGKVELLN; from the coding sequence GTGCTGCTGGTCTTGGCAAGCCCTCATCTGCTGGCGACCCAGCTGGATCAAGTCACCCTCAAAAAAGAACTGGAAGAGCAGTTGATTCGGACTGCAGCAGAGCTTACCGGGGCGAAAGCAAGCAACATCGAGGCCCTCATCTGGGATAACCGGCTGAAGATCATAGACTGTGAAGAGGAATACTTAATTACTTTTCCATTCAGCGATGGCGTCACCGCGAAAGTGGTCTGCCCGGAAAACTCTTGGAGCATTTTTACTCGAATTAAGATCCACAATAGCGAGTTCGGGTTCCGCTATTTGCGAAACCTGTCTGAGGGCGACACGCTATCCCGAGGCGATGTCGAGCGCCAAGCGATTAATCATAAACTTAAAGGCGATATGGTGACTCACATCGCGGACGTTATTGGCCGCAGCCTTAAACGATCCGTAAAGGCAAGTAATGTTGTCATGGTCGAGGATTACGAGGAAATTGGCTTTTCAGGTGCAGCAAAAGACGATGATCGCAGTGCAACCGAAACTTATGTTTTAATCTCTAATGGCTCCATAACACGGGGGCAAAGGCTTTCTCCGGAACTTTTCACCCCTACCATACAAACCGAGCAGGCACCAAAAGACGCCCTGCTTCAAGGCGTTGAGGTAAAGCACCTAGAGACTACGCGTGACCTCACTTCGGGTGAGTATCTCCGCAAATCGAATACTAAGCCAACATTGGCAGTGCGAAAAGGCGAGATTCTGACACTATCAATAGTAAGAGGCATGATCTCAATTACAGCGCAAGTGAGGGCCTCTGAAGGAGGCAAGATTGGAGAGGTCATAGAATTAGAAAATATTGATTCGGGAAATCTTGTTCTCGGCATGGTTGTCGATATCGGGAAGGTTGAACTGCTGAACTAA
- the flgM gene encoding flagellar biosynthesis anti-sigma factor FlgM: MTNISDVMSSFSKAAMGQKVDKPLKQDTQAQGTMSDAPQQAVVKHDQVDFSPQVSNILENASFDRAKVEAIKEAIQNGNYPLDARKIAESMAGLEKLIGG, translated from the coding sequence ATGACAAATATCTCAGATGTAATGAGCAGCTTTTCTAAAGCAGCAATGGGGCAGAAGGTAGATAAGCCTCTTAAACAAGACACGCAGGCGCAGGGCACCATGAGTGATGCTCCGCAACAAGCGGTTGTCAAACATGATCAGGTAGACTTCAGTCCACAAGTCAGCAACATTCTTGAGAATGCGTCGTTCGATAGAGCCAAAGTCGAGGCCATAAAAGAAGCTATTCAGAATGGCAACTATCCTTTAGACGCGCGTAAAATAGCGGAAAGTATGGCTGGGCTTGAGAAACTGATCGGTGGATAA
- the flgN gene encoding flagellar export chaperone FlgN, translating to MASLKSDQKAISEALHKAQALRDILEQEFTFLKNNELDAFEKIQVRKSDTLNYLTENSPAIYEKVEQTLYDSLIEAFKVQMNECKSLHLRNALLVDRKLASTRSALELFKTPHNHSFGETYDKLGKLSKSSKVK from the coding sequence ATGGCGTCGCTTAAATCAGACCAGAAGGCCATTAGTGAGGCCTTGCACAAAGCTCAAGCTCTGCGCGATATCCTCGAGCAAGAGTTTACCTTTCTGAAGAACAATGAACTCGACGCTTTCGAAAAAATTCAAGTGAGAAAGAGCGATACACTGAACTACTTGACTGAAAACTCACCTGCGATTTATGAAAAAGTCGAACAGACACTCTACGACAGCCTGATCGAAGCCTTCAAAGTTCAGATGAATGAGTGTAAGTCCCTGCACCTTCGCAACGCGCTGCTCGTCGATCGGAAGCTCGCTTCCACACGCAGCGCGCTGGAACTTTTCAAAACACCACATAATCATAGCTTCGGTGAGACTTATGATAAACTCGGTAAATTGTCAAAGTCATCCAAGGTAAAATAG
- a CDS encoding EscU/YscU/HrcU family type III secretion system export apparatus switch protein — MAKESGTRLSDRAYAVEYGSKAAPTVMAKASGYDVEILIEAARDLQIPVIENPQLAALLEGVEIDEEIPEELYHSVAIVLSWVFWIRGEQPF; from the coding sequence ATGGCAAAGGAGTCGGGTACAAGATTATCGGATCGAGCCTACGCGGTAGAGTATGGCAGTAAAGCAGCGCCGACCGTTATGGCAAAAGCCTCGGGCTATGACGTAGAGATTTTGATCGAAGCGGCGAGAGATCTGCAAATTCCAGTAATAGAGAATCCTCAACTGGCGGCGTTACTAGAGGGAGTAGAAATCGATGAGGAAATCCCAGAAGAGCTTTACCATTCGGTAGCGATCGTCTTGTCGTGGGTGTTCTGGATCCGTGGAGAGCAGCCTTTTTAA
- a CDS encoding type IV pilus assembly protein FimV → MNTILKCFLLIGLCLPIAVVAQEPKNETLSEGDIARLSAFVGDIGRVMKAAQKGSVAVDGIYKVQEGDTLSSIVTREFRGVDVNPVLISDVIVDLNPHAFPRGNPNWLLSGKDLQLPSEQDFRNYIFPGSKTKSDTSSRDWVRYP, encoded by the coding sequence GTGAATACAATACTAAAATGTTTCCTGTTGATAGGGTTATGCCTGCCCATTGCGGTGGTGGCCCAAGAGCCAAAAAATGAAACCCTAAGCGAGGGTGATATAGCTCGTCTCAGTGCGTTTGTAGGTGATATCGGCAGGGTGATGAAGGCGGCCCAAAAGGGGTCAGTAGCGGTGGATGGCATCTACAAAGTCCAGGAAGGCGACACGCTGAGTTCTATTGTTACACGCGAGTTTCGTGGGGTAGATGTCAACCCTGTGTTGATCAGTGATGTGATCGTCGATTTAAATCCGCACGCCTTCCCGCGAGGCAATCCAAACTGGTTGCTATCAGGAAAGGATTTACAACTCCCGTCTGAGCAGGATTTCCGAAACTATATTTTCCCGGGATCAAAGACCAAGAGTGATACCAGCTCGCGAGACTGGGTTCGCTATCCATAG